A region from the Streptomyces tsukubensis genome encodes:
- a CDS encoding ABC transporter ATP-binding protein, which yields MTGVTDPSASVAGTSSGEGPAGLSIRGVTSSYGRGDRVLHGLDLTVGAGELAAVLGPSGCGKTTLLRIIAGFIAPDAGEVALGDRVISGPGIQIAPERRGVGIVAQEGALFPHLSVARNVAFGLTGTGRAERRARTAEMLGLVGLAEYGDRMPHELSGGQQQRVALARALAPRPALVLLDEPFNALDSALRAGLRSDIRAALRAAGATAVLVTHDQEEALSCADRVAVIRDGRVAQCGRPDELYTAPADPWVASFVGEAVVLPAQATGGRAETALGPVSVAADAKGPGTVVLRPEQLGLAPVTADSGVRGRVTEVRYHGHDALILLDIPETGRIMVRAPGAPEFRPGDEAAVTASGTATFHPA from the coding sequence ATGACCGGCGTGACCGACCCCTCCGCCTCCGTCGCGGGAACTTCGTCCGGCGAGGGACCGGCCGGACTGAGCATCCGCGGCGTGACCAGTTCGTACGGCCGTGGTGACCGGGTGCTCCACGGGCTCGATCTCACCGTCGGCGCCGGGGAACTCGCCGCCGTCCTCGGACCCTCCGGCTGCGGCAAGACGACCCTGCTGCGGATCATCGCCGGTTTCATCGCGCCCGACGCGGGCGAGGTCGCCCTCGGCGACCGGGTGATCAGCGGGCCCGGCATCCAGATCGCGCCGGAGCGGCGGGGCGTGGGCATCGTCGCCCAGGAGGGCGCCCTCTTCCCCCATCTCAGCGTCGCCCGCAACGTCGCCTTCGGACTGACCGGGACCGGCCGTGCGGAACGCCGCGCCCGTACGGCCGAGATGCTCGGACTCGTCGGCCTCGCGGAGTACGGCGACCGGATGCCGCACGAGCTCTCCGGCGGCCAGCAGCAGCGCGTCGCCCTCGCCCGCGCCCTGGCGCCCCGGCCCGCGCTGGTCCTCCTCGACGAGCCGTTCAACGCCCTCGACAGCGCCCTGCGCGCGGGTCTGCGCTCCGATATCCGGGCCGCGCTGCGGGCCGCGGGGGCGACGGCGGTCCTGGTCACGCACGACCAGGAGGAGGCGCTGTCCTGCGCGGACCGCGTCGCGGTGATCCGCGACGGCCGGGTCGCCCAGTGCGGCAGGCCGGACGAGCTGTACACGGCCCCCGCCGATCCCTGGGTGGCGTCGTTCGTCGGCGAGGCGGTCGTCCTGCCCGCGCAGGCCACCGGCGGACGTGCCGAAACCGCCCTCGGGCCGGTCTCGGTCGCGGCGGACGCGAAGGGCCCGGGGACGGTCGTCCTCCGCCCCGAACAGCTCGGCCTGGCACCGGTGACGGCGGATTCGGGGGTACGCGGCCGGGTCACCGAGGTCCGCTACCACGGCCACGACGCGCTGATCCTCCTCGACATCCCGGAGACCGGCCGGATCATGGTCCGCGCCCCGGGCGCACCGGAGTTCCGCCCGGGCGACGAAGCGGCCGTCACGGCCTCGGGCACGGCGACGTTCCACCCCGCGTGA